Below is a genomic region from Pirellulales bacterium.
CAACCGCTCCGGCGGCGCCGGCAGCGAGGCCGCGATGATTACATTTTTGGGCATGAATCGCCTGTGATAAAGCTGAGCTGAGAAGTAAAACGCTGCTGCGCATTTTCGTCAATGAGCAACATTATCGACGCCGTCAGGCTGCGGTCAATGTTCGCCTCCACAGCTTGCGTTCTCTGCGTCTCTGCGCGAGAATCCTGCCGGCTTTCCGCGAAAACTTCCCCACATTCACGAACCCTTCCCGCCCGAGTTAATTCCCTGTAAATTAGTACAGGCAGACAGCTTACACGTTTTTGCCAGCCGCTGCCCCAACGCGAGTGTTTCGAGTTATGCCCGCCCAGCTTCAAATTCTCGCCGGACCGGCCCGCAGCGGAAAAACCGCCGCGCTGCTGGCGCGCTACCGCCAGATATTGGCGGAGCAGGGGGATGGCAACATTTCGCAGGCCGCGCTGTGGCTGGCCCCAACGCGCCACGCTGCGGCGGAAATTCGGGGGCGACTTTTAAGCGACGGCTTAACCGGCTGCTTCAGTCCCGGCGTCTACACGTTCGAGCAGTTCGCCCAAACGTTGCTGCTGGCCGCCGATCAGCCGCCGGATTACTTGGGCCAGCTGCTCAAGCGACAGTTGATTCAGTGGCTACTGGCCGAGGCCGTTGCCGCAGGCCGGCTTTCGTACTTCGCCCCCATCGCCGATACCGCCGGCCTGGTCGATCTTGTCGCCGGCATCATCAGCGATTTGAAACGCCAAGATGTCTCGCCCCAGCGGTTGTCGCAACTGGCCGCATCGCCTGCCGGGTTGGAAAAGACGCGCGAAATTGCCGCCCTGTACGCGGAATACCAGCGGCGGCTGAACCAGCACCACATGGTCGACGTCGAAGGCCGTTTCGCCGCCGTCGGCAAGCTGCTGCGCGAAACGCCGCCGGAAAAATGGGGCCCCTTTGGCCACTTACAGCATGTCGTGCTTGACGGCTTTACCGATTTCACCCGCTCGCAGCATGAAGTGCTGCAGTTACTGGCGAAGCGGCTGCCGGCGCTAAAAGAATTAACGATCACGCTGCCGTTGGAAAACGAATCGGGTCGTGCCGATTTGTTTTGGAAGCCGCAGCACACGCTGGAACAGTTGCAGGACCGCCACCCCAAATGGGTCGTCCAATGGCAGCCGCGCCAACCAGCCGGCGATTGGCCCGCCCTGGCCCAATTGGAGCGCCAGTTATTCGTCAATCCACGTAATGCACAGCCCGCGGCCGATTCCGCCGGCATCGAAATCATCGCCACCTCGGGCCAAAAAGCGGAAATCGAACTCCTCGCCCGGCGGATTAAAAATTTGCTGGTGCAGGGCGAACAATTAAATGCCGGACAAAATTCCAGCCATCCGCAACCCATTCGCCCCGGCGACATCGCCGTAGTGTTTCGTTCGCTGGAGACTGTGGCGGCGCTCGTCGACGAAGTGTTTTCCGAATACGGCATTCCCGTAGCCATCGATTTACCTCCGCGGTTAATTCGTTCGCCGGGGCTGCAAGCGCTGGCTGCAATTCTCCGCTTACAGGCCGCCGATTGGCCATTTCGCCAACTGCTGGCCGTGGTCGCCAACAATTACTTCCAGCCCGCTTGGCCCCAGTGGCAGGCCGGCGAAGCCGCCACCGCTGTCGAATGGGCCATTCGGCAATTGCAGGTCCCCGCCGGACGAAAAGAATTGCTCTCGGCACTCCAGTGGCGGGCGAAATCGGACAAACCCGCGCCGCAGTCCTCGCCGGATGGCGATCCACTCGAGGAGTCCGATGCCCAACTTCAGGCTGAGCATCGCCGGCGATATGGCATCGCACATCAGGTGCTCAGCCAGCTCGATCAAACGCTTCCTTCTCCGCATAAAGCGCGGTCACTGACCGAGTGGATTGGCATTTTACAGGGCGTGGCCGAACACCTCGGCCTCTTGCACGGCGTCCAAAATTCCCCCGCTGCTTGCCAACGGTCATCGTCATTGAGCGATTACGACCGACCCGCTTGGCAGCGATTGAAAACCGTGCTGGCCGTGGCCGCTCAGTTGGAACAAAGACTGGACGAAGGGCATCAACCCGCCGCATTTACCCTGCGCGATTTCGTCGCGCGCCTGCAAGATATTCTTTCCGTCGAGGCGCTGCCCGTCGATCTGGACTCCACCGGCCGGGTGCGCGTGCTGGCGGCCCCAAGCATTCGGGCGATTAGCGTGCCGTATTTATTCGTGGCGGGCATGGCCGAAAAAGTTTTCCCACCGCCGGTGCGTGACGACCGCATTTACACCGAAGCGGAATATCGCAGCCTGAACGACGCCGGCCTGAACTTTGCAGACCACCGCCAGCGCAGTTGCGAGGAGATGTTGCTTTTTTACGAAGTTGCCACTCGGCCCACGCGCCAACTCGTCTTGAGTTATCCCGCGCTGGACGAAAAGGCGCAGCCCCTCTCGCCCAGTCCCTACATGACCGAGCTGCAGCGTTGTTTGGAAATTGAATCCAAACTGGAAATCAATCTCAGCCCTGTGCCGCCGAGCGATCAACCGCCGTACAGTCCCACCGAATTGCGCGTCAAAGCCGTGGCCCAGTGGTTGGAAAATAAGCCGCAGCTCCTGGCCCGGCTGTTAAGTCATCCTGAGCCATCGACAACAGAGCAGCCTCAATCGCATCCGTTGGCCATGGCGCCGGGTTTGCTGGCCGGGCTGCAATCGATCGCTGCCCGCAGCCGCCGCGACGGTTTCGGCCCGTTCGAAGGTCTTCTCACCGGCGCGGCAGCCCAGCGGCATTTGCAACACCGCTTTGGTCCGGACCATTGTTGGAGCGTCAGCCGGCTGGAAGAGTACGCCTATTGTCCGTACAAATTCTTCGCGCAAAACGTGCTGGGTCTGGAAGAGCTGCCGGAATTGACGCTGGAAATTGATTACGGCCGCCGCGGCCTGTTGGCGCACGATGCCTTGGCGATCCTGCACCGCCGGCTGCTGACCGCCGACCAGCGGCTTTCGCCGGCCGATGTTGCCGCCGAAGAATATGCGCAACATGCCGCCGACACATTAAAACTGCTGTCCGAAAAAATTTCGCAGGGCACCCCCTTCGAAGTCGCGCTGCAAACCATCGACTTGCAGTTGATCACGCAGTGGCTGGAGGAATACCTGGCCCAGCACCAATCGTACGATCAATTGGCCGCCGACGTTGCATCCGCCGCCGGCGCGGAATCCGCCAATGGCATGGAATCTGCCGCCGACCAGCCGCTGCGCCCCGCCTATTTCGAGGTCTCGTTCGGATTGAAGCCGAGAGAAGGGCCGGAAATCGACCACAAACTTTCGACCGACAAACCATTCGATTTACGTTGCGGAGCGGAAACCGTCCGCCTGTCCGGCCGCATCGACCGCATCGATATTGGCCTGGTCGGCGGCCACGTGGTCTTCAACGTGCTCGATTACAAAACCGGCGGCAATAAAAAATTCAAGCTGCAAGATTTCCAATCCGGCCTGGCTCTCCAATTGCCGCTATACGCTCTGGCCGTGCAAGATTTGCTGCTGGTCGATCGCCGGGCTGTTCCCTGGCGCGTGGGCTACTGGTATTTGAGAGAGAAGGGATTCGAAAGCCACGGCCTGCCGCAGCTTTTCGAGCCGTGCCAAACCGGCCTCCGCGAAACCGCCCACTGGCAATCGCTCCGCGGCGAAATTTTAGCCCGCGTGGTGTCGCTGGTGCATGGCATCCGCGGCGGCGCGTTTCCGGTGTTCAGCGCCGACGAAGAATGTACCAACCGCTGCCAGTTTTCGACCGTCTGCCGCGTCCATCAAATTCGCGCCCTCGGTAAAACGTCGATCGCTTCCCATTCAACCGCTCCCGCCGAAATCGTCGGAGCCCTCCCATGACTGCCGCCGCGACAAATTTTACCAGCGAGCAGCGAGCCGCCATCGAAGCGCGAAATATATCGGTCGCGCTGTCGGCCGGCGCAGGCTGTGGCAAAACCTTCGTGCTGACCGAGCGTTTCCTGGCGGATTTAGACCCGTCCGTTTCACAGGCGCCGGCTTCACTGCGCTTCCAGCCGGCCGATCTGCACGAGTTAATCGCCATCACGTTCACCGATCGTGCAGCCCGCGAAATGCGCGACCGCATTCGCCAAAAATGTTACGAGCGGCTGCAAACAGCGCCGGATGCAAAGCAGGCCGATTATTGGCTCGGGTTGTTGCGCAGCCTCGATGCCGCCCGGGTTAGCACCATTCACTCATTTTGCGGCGCACTGCTGCGTACCCATGCCGTCGAAGCCGGGCTCGATCCGCGCTTTACCGTCATGGAGCAATCGCAGGCCGACACCTTGCTGGCCGAACTGTGCGAAGACGTCCTGCGCGAAAAGCTGAGCGACAATACAAATCCCCTGCACGCGCCGCTATTAAATCTCACAGCCCACTTCGGCCTGAAA
It encodes:
- a CDS encoding PD-(D/E)XK nuclease family protein encodes the protein MPAQLQILAGPARSGKTAALLARYRQILAEQGDGNISQAALWLAPTRHAAAEIRGRLLSDGLTGCFSPGVYTFEQFAQTLLLAADQPPDYLGQLLKRQLIQWLLAEAVAAGRLSYFAPIADTAGLVDLVAGIISDLKRQDVSPQRLSQLAASPAGLEKTREIAALYAEYQRRLNQHHMVDVEGRFAAVGKLLRETPPEKWGPFGHLQHVVLDGFTDFTRSQHEVLQLLAKRLPALKELTITLPLENESGRADLFWKPQHTLEQLQDRHPKWVVQWQPRQPAGDWPALAQLERQLFVNPRNAQPAADSAGIEIIATSGQKAEIELLARRIKNLLVQGEQLNAGQNSSHPQPIRPGDIAVVFRSLETVAALVDEVFSEYGIPVAIDLPPRLIRSPGLQALAAILRLQAADWPFRQLLAVVANNYFQPAWPQWQAGEAATAVEWAIRQLQVPAGRKELLSALQWRAKSDKPAPQSSPDGDPLEESDAQLQAEHRRRYGIAHQVLSQLDQTLPSPHKARSLTEWIGILQGVAEHLGLLHGVQNSPAACQRSSSLSDYDRPAWQRLKTVLAVAAQLEQRLDEGHQPAAFTLRDFVARLQDILSVEALPVDLDSTGRVRVLAAPSIRAISVPYLFVAGMAEKVFPPPVRDDRIYTEAEYRSLNDAGLNFADHRQRSCEEMLLFYEVATRPTRQLVLSYPALDEKAQPLSPSPYMTELQRCLEIESKLEINLSPVPPSDQPPYSPTELRVKAVAQWLENKPQLLARLLSHPEPSTTEQPQSHPLAMAPGLLAGLQSIAARSRRDGFGPFEGLLTGAAAQRHLQHRFGPDHCWSVSRLEEYAYCPYKFFAQNVLGLEELPELTLEIDYGRRGLLAHDALAILHRRLLTADQRLSPADVAAEEYAQHAADTLKLLSEKISQGTPFEVALQTIDLQLITQWLEEYLAQHQSYDQLAADVASAAGAESANGMESAADQPLRPAYFEVSFGLKPREGPEIDHKLSTDKPFDLRCGAETVRLSGRIDRIDIGLVGGHVVFNVLDYKTGGNKKFKLQDFQSGLALQLPLYALAVQDLLLVDRRAVPWRVGYWYLREKGFESHGLPQLFEPCQTGLRETAHWQSLRGEILARVVSLVHGIRGGAFPVFSADEECTNRCQFSTVCRVHQIRALGKTSIASHSTAPAEIVGALP